One Candidatus Neomarinimicrobiota bacterium genomic window carries:
- a CDS encoding YbjQ family protein yields the protein MILTTSSTIPGHAITESKGLVKGSTIRARHVGKDIVASLRTVIGGEIKEYTEMMAESREEAQQRMIERAEEMGANAITDIRFTTSMVMSNTSEILAYGTAVMAVGS from the coding sequence ATGATTCTAACTACATCTTCGACAATTCCCGGTCATGCCATAACCGAATCAAAAGGATTGGTGAAAGGCAGTACCATCCGTGCCAGGCATGTGGGAAAAGATATTGTTGCTTCACTCCGGACCGTCATAGGAGGTGAGATCAAGGAGTATACGGAGATGATGGCTGAGTCCCGGGAAGAGGCTCAGCAGCGGATGATTGAGCGGGCCGAAGAGATGGGAGCTAATGCCATTACAGACATACGGTTTACCACCTCCATGGTCATGTCCAATACTTCAGAGATACTGGCCTATGGAACTGCGGTTATGGCTGTCGGAAGCTGA